A single window of Desulfuromonas sp. TF DNA harbors:
- a CDS encoding glutamine amidotransferase family protein, with the protein MCRIGAIKSLNYVHPSQALLLMQSQQKGHDNSGFAMVMHDLGGIFEAYKHLPTLSLACTDEGVRIAEDMLHAAGFQRVMQWVPETNHLPGLDIIAMPNYVFQTYDYPKHYKKAEQKEKEDLLLDMRLKLRRALEKDEMGFVYSFWPDVVTLKEIGDPRDIGTYFNLWEPDNKFTARVITAQCRQNTNYDIVRYAAHPFFLQGYTALANGENTFYLKNVEFQRKLHRGYIGFESDSQCFLYSLHYVHRELGWPLSYFKQVITPLAFEQIEQREDKEQLLAIRQSLTHLEINGPNTIIGVLPDNTLFTCCDAKKLRPVVVGRSEDTVVISSEVCGINEILPDRDWETDIYPHERETVVIDNSLEVQRWKQ; encoded by the coding sequence ATGTGCCGCATTGGAGCCATCAAGAGCCTAAATTATGTTCACCCGAGTCAGGCCCTGCTGCTCATGCAGTCCCAGCAGAAGGGGCACGACAACTCGGGTTTTGCCATGGTCATGCACGATCTGGGCGGAATCTTCGAAGCCTACAAGCATCTTCCCACGCTGTCGCTGGCCTGCACCGATGAAGGAGTGCGGATCGCCGAGGACATGCTGCACGCCGCCGGTTTTCAGCGGGTCATGCAGTGGGTCCCGGAGACGAACCACCTCCCCGGCCTCGACATCATTGCCATGCCCAACTACGTCTTCCAGACCTACGACTACCCCAAGCACTACAAGAAGGCCGAGCAGAAGGAGAAGGAGGACCTCCTGCTCGACATGCGCCTGAAGCTGCGCCGGGCCCTGGAAAAGGACGAGATGGGTTTTGTCTATTCCTTCTGGCCCGACGTGGTCACCCTCAAGGAGATCGGCGACCCGCGGGACATCGGCACCTATTTCAATCTCTGGGAGCCGGACAACAAGTTCACCGCCCGGGTGATCACCGCCCAGTGCCGGCAGAACACCAACTACGACATCGTCCGCTACGCCGCCCATCCTTTCTTCCTGCAGGGATACACGGCGCTGGCCAACGGCGAGAACACCTTCTACCTGAAGAACGTGGAGTTCCAGCGCAAGCTGCACCGTGGCTATATCGGCTTCGAGTCCGATTCCCAGTGCTTCCTCTACTCGCTGCACTACGTGCACCGCGAGCTCGGCTGGCCCCTGTCCTACTTCAAGCAGGTGATCACCCCCCTGGCCTTCGAGCAGATCGAGCAGCGCGAGGACAAGGAGCAGCTTCTGGCCATCCGCCAGTCGCTGACCCACCTGGAGATCAACGGCCCCAACACCATCATCGGCGTGCTCCCCGACAACACCCTTTTCACCTGCTGCGACGCCAAGAAGCTGCGCCCCGTGGTGGTGGGCCGCTCGGAAGACACGGTGGTCATCTCCTCGGAGGTGTGCGGCATCAATGAAATCCTCCCCGACCGCGACTGGGAGACGGACATCTATCCCCACGAGCGCGAGACGGTGGTGATCGATAACAGCCTGGAGGTGCAGAGATGGAAACAATGA
- a CDS encoding ammonium transporter, producing the protein MMYGARLIPLSAGALLLPSLTFAAEGLDTGDTAWMLVSSALVLLMIPGLALFYGGMVRSKNVLSTTMHSFAALAIIGVQWIVIGYSLAFGGEGAFIGGLNNIFLRGIGPDSLTGTIPTYVFVMFQGMFAIITPALISGAVAERMKFSTWCVFILLWATLVYDPICHWVWGDGGWLLEAGALDFAGGTVVHFSSGISALALALVLGRRRGYPMERMMPHNLPMTLLGAGLLWFGWFGFNAGSALGSGTGAALAFTTTQTAAAAGALSWMAAEWLHAGKPSALGAASGVVAGLVVITPAAGFVLPGWALLMGLTAGFVCYGGVLLKHKMGYDDSLDAFGVHGVGGAWGAIATGLFATVGAGGLIAGNPLQLWTQLLGLIAAGAYAVIVTLLIIFALKAVMGLRVDEEDEVRGLDQTAHSETGYTF; encoded by the coding sequence ATGATGTACGGCGCTAGACTCATCCCGCTTTCGGCGGGAGCCCTGCTGCTCCCTTCACTGACCTTTGCCGCCGAAGGTCTCGATACGGGCGATACCGCCTGGATGCTGGTATCCTCGGCCCTCGTCCTGCTCATGATCCCCGGTCTCGCCCTCTTTTACGGAGGCATGGTCCGGTCCAAGAACGTCCTTTCGACGACGATGCACTCCTTCGCCGCCCTGGCGATCATCGGCGTGCAGTGGATCGTCATCGGCTACTCTCTCGCCTTCGGCGGCGAGGGGGCGTTCATCGGCGGTCTGAACAATATCTTTCTTCGCGGAATCGGTCCGGACAGCCTCACCGGCACCATCCCCACCTATGTCTTCGTCATGTTCCAGGGGATGTTCGCCATCATCACTCCCGCCCTGATCTCCGGCGCGGTGGCCGAGCGGATGAAGTTCTCCACCTGGTGCGTCTTTATTCTGCTCTGGGCCACCCTGGTCTACGATCCCATCTGCCACTGGGTCTGGGGGGACGGCGGCTGGCTGCTCGAAGCCGGGGCTCTCGACTTCGCCGGCGGCACCGTGGTGCACTTCTCCTCCGGCATCAGCGCCCTGGCGCTGGCGCTGGTTCTCGGACGCCGCAGAGGGTATCCCATGGAACGGATGATGCCGCACAACCTCCCCATGACCCTGCTGGGGGCGGGCCTGCTGTGGTTCGGCTGGTTCGGGTTCAACGCCGGCAGCGCCCTCGGCTCAGGAACCGGCGCCGCCCTGGCCTTCACCACCACCCAGACGGCCGCGGCCGCCGGCGCCCTCTCCTGGATGGCGGCCGAATGGCTGCACGCCGGCAAGCCGAGCGCCCTGGGAGCCGCTTCCGGGGTGGTGGCGGGACTGGTGGTCATCACCCCCGCCGCTGGATTCGTTCTTCCGGGCTGGGCGCTCCTCATGGGCCTGACGGCGGGATTCGTCTGCTATGGCGGCGTATTGCTCAAGCACAAGATGGGATACGATGACTCTCTGGACGCCTTCGGAGTGCACGGCGTGGGCGGCGCCTGGGGGGCCATCGCCACCGGCCTCTTCGCCACGGTCGGCGCCGGCGGCCTCATTGCGGGCAATCCTCTCCAGCTCTGGACCCAGCTTCTCGGACTGATCGCCGCGGGAGCCTATGCCGTGATCGTCACCCTGCTCATCATCTTTGCGCTCAAGGCCGTCATGGGACTGCGCGTCGACGAGGAGGATGAAGTCAGGGGACTGGACCAGACGGCCCACTCCGAAACGGGGTACACCTTTTAG
- a CDS encoding LysR family transcriptional regulator, translating to METRYLKTLVVAAETGNFSRTAEILNLTQSAVSQRIKFLEEHFSQQLFDRSGSRLVLTTIGSRIIDKARAILVREQELLDELQRFAGGKRLSICCTPTFGTAFLPQVLNRFLLQNADLADLKCIFAQPDQAIKGLREGDFDLTIIEHCQSWELEGLFLKSLPEDQLIFISAPQLDLGGETVRLPELQQQRLYVRRDGCSSKRLLVQNLEDVGSSLAAFRSVVISDDLRLTVESVQSGSGISFISRSLVGDQLAAGTLRAHRVPEFRQVRCRSVFLQEHRTVEPLLRIFLDCIEGVCGTGSCPVAPAAAVAV from the coding sequence ATGGAAACCCGCTATCTGAAGACTCTGGTCGTTGCCGCGGAGACCGGCAACTTCTCTCGGACCGCCGAGATCCTGAACCTGACCCAGTCGGCCGTCTCTCAGCGGATCAAGTTTCTGGAGGAGCATTTCAGCCAGCAGCTCTTCGACCGCTCGGGCAGCCGGCTGGTTCTCACCACTATTGGCTCCCGGATCATCGACAAGGCCCGGGCCATCCTCGTCCGGGAGCAGGAACTGCTCGATGAGCTGCAACGCTTTGCCGGCGGCAAGCGCCTGTCGATTTGCTGCACCCCGACCTTCGGCACCGCCTTTCTCCCTCAGGTCCTGAACCGATTTCTGCTGCAGAACGCCGATCTGGCCGACCTCAAGTGCATCTTCGCCCAGCCGGACCAGGCGATCAAAGGGCTGCGAGAAGGGGATTTCGATCTGACGATCATCGAGCATTGCCAGAGCTGGGAACTGGAGGGATTGTTCCTCAAGTCCCTGCCCGAGGACCAGTTGATCTTCATCAGCGCTCCGCAACTGGACCTTGGCGGGGAGACGGTCCGGCTGCCCGAACTGCAGCAACAGCGGCTCTACGTCCGGCGCGACGGCTGCAGCTCAAAGCGGCTGCTCGTGCAGAATCTGGAGGATGTCGGCAGTTCCCTGGCCGCGTTTCGCAGCGTGGTCATCTCCGATGACCTGCGCCTGACGGTCGAGAGCGTCCAGTCCGGCAGCGGCATCTCCTTCATATCCCGCAGCCTGGTGGGCGACCAGCTCGCGGCCGGGACCCTGCGGGCCCATCGGGTCCCCGAATTCCGCCAGGTCCGCTGCCGCAGCGTGTTTCTGCAGGAGCACCGGACGGTCGAACCGCTGCTCCGGATTTTTCTCGACTGCATCGAGGGGGTGTGCGGAACCGGCAGTTGCCCGGTCGCTCCCGCCGCCGCGGTGGCGGTTTAA
- a CDS encoding branched-chain amino acid aminotransferase, protein MDIEILPLAEKKSRIENESELVFGKQFTDRMFVMEYDAGRGWHSARIQPYAPFSLDPAALVLHYAQEIFEGLKAFRRRDESIALFRPEENIKRFNRSARRMCMPEVDEAFFLRALKELIRLEADWVPRSEGTSLYIRPTMIATEPVLGVKPSSRYLCYIILSPVGAYYKGGLSPVKIWVSDEYVRVSPGGTGEAKTGGNYAASLYASTVASRHGCDQVLWLDAVHRRYVEEVGSMNICFVLDGKIITSPLKGTILDGITRRSILALAGEMGYEIEERALAIDEIFEGAESGRLEEAFGTGTAVVVSPVGQFTYRDRTVSLGDGRPGPLTLRLYETLTGIQYGRIPDPHGWVEPI, encoded by the coding sequence ATGGATATCGAGATCTTGCCGCTTGCGGAAAAGAAGTCCCGCATCGAGAACGAGTCGGAGCTGGTTTTCGGCAAACAGTTCACCGACCGGATGTTTGTCATGGAATACGACGCCGGCAGAGGATGGCATTCGGCCCGCATCCAGCCCTACGCCCCCTTCTCCCTCGATCCCGCCGCTTTGGTGCTTCACTATGCGCAGGAAATCTTCGAAGGTCTAAAGGCCTTTCGCCGCCGGGACGAATCGATCGCCCTTTTCCGCCCCGAAGAGAACATCAAGCGCTTCAACCGCAGCGCCCGCCGCATGTGCATGCCCGAAGTCGACGAGGCGTTCTTCCTCCGCGCGCTCAAGGAGCTGATTCGCCTGGAGGCCGACTGGGTTCCCCGCTCGGAAGGGACCAGCCTCTATATCCGCCCCACGATGATCGCCACCGAGCCGGTGCTGGGGGTCAAACCCTCCAGCCGATATCTCTGCTATATCATCCTCTCTCCGGTGGGGGCATACTACAAGGGCGGCCTCAGCCCGGTGAAAATCTGGGTATCCGACGAGTACGTCCGCGTCTCGCCGGGAGGAACCGGCGAGGCCAAGACCGGCGGCAATTACGCCGCCAGCCTCTATGCCTCCACCGTGGCCTCCCGCCACGGGTGCGACCAGGTGCTCTGGCTCGACGCGGTTCACCGCCGATACGTCGAGGAGGTCGGAAGCATGAACATCTGCTTCGTCCTCGACGGCAAGATCATCACTTCTCCCCTCAAAGGGACGATCCTGGACGGGATCACCCGGCGCTCGATTCTGGCCCTGGCCGGGGAAATGGGCTACGAGATCGAGGAGCGGGCTCTCGCCATCGACGAGATCTTCGAGGGCGCCGAAAGCGGCCGCCTCGAGGAGGCCTTCGGCACCGGCACCGCCGTGGTCGTTTCACCGGTGGGCCAGTTCACCTACCGGGACCGCACCGTCTCCCTGGGAGACGGCCGCCCGGGCCCCCTGACCCTCAGGCTGTACGAGACGCTGACCGGCATCCAGTACGGACGCATCCCTGACCCTCACGGGTGGGTCGAGCCGATCTAA
- a CDS encoding carbonic anhydrase, with amino-acid sequence MEKLFKGVLEFQREDFEGHRELFKELGRRQKPHTLFIGCADSRVVPNLITRTHPGELFTVRNIANIVPPYRVTDEFVATTSSVEYAVQVLNVDSILVCGHSNCGGCAAMNMSHDSLDHIPHVRKWLEVSKEVKGRVNRLMTGDSPEEREWLTEQVNILVQMKNLLTYPYVKEKYDRGELNIYGWYYIIETGEIYNFNDEKAAFELVS; translated from the coding sequence ATGGAAAAGCTTTTCAAGGGAGTTCTGGAATTCCAGCGAGAGGATTTCGAGGGGCACAGGGAGCTCTTCAAGGAACTCGGCAGACGCCAGAAGCCGCATACGCTGTTCATCGGCTGCGCGGACTCCAGGGTCGTGCCGAACCTCATCACCCGGACCCATCCCGGAGAACTCTTCACCGTCCGCAACATTGCCAACATCGTCCCACCCTATCGGGTAACCGATGAATTCGTCGCTACGACCTCCTCGGTCGAATACGCCGTCCAGGTGCTGAATGTCGACAGCATCCTGGTCTGCGGACATTCCAATTGCGGCGGCTGCGCCGCCATGAACATGAGCCACGATTCCCTCGATCATATTCCTCATGTGCGCAAGTGGCTGGAAGTCTCAAAAGAGGTCAAAGGCCGGGTTAACCGACTGATGACGGGAGATTCGCCGGAAGAGCGGGAGTGGTTGACCGAACAGGTCAACATCCTGGTGCAGATGAAAAACCTTCTGACCTACCCCTATGTCAAGGAGAAATACGATCGCGGCGAACTCAATATTTACGGCTGGTATTACATTATCGAAACGGGGGAGATCTATAATTTCAACGACGAAAAGGCCGCTTTCGAGCTGGTTTCGTGA